The Colias croceus chromosome 18, ilColCroc2.1 genome has a window encoding:
- the LOC123699881 gene encoding uncharacterized protein LOC123699881, which translates to MGKKRKHEKTDEEIRRKIKKLENPLAKRANQSTSDSSEENMISEPLDVPSPGSLYCQSPLRDHQTDEAPRPLSPCPPLSPQEIAPRPDSPRPDEVVEPQPGTSVDNDKQNEELELDEDVLQLLGDAPKTDTSLGPAIHKDVASRWQDILSKGLTKEIKDILYKEYLVPNNCDLLLAPALNPEVKAALPEALIKRDTSLSYRQKQLGVALSALATVTQMVIANETSKQKILKPLSDACRLLCDSHHAETRTRRKFVISSINTKLKDALIETKRDALLFGENISDKLKAAKSIQQSGESLKNIQKPKNRPSVSVATNQANKGRLNYVPQQRQADNKRHDN; encoded by the exons ATGGGGAAGAAAAGGAAACATGAAAAGACGGACGAAGAAATTAGACGAAAGATTAAAAAACTAGAAAATCCGCTTGCCAAAAGAGCAAATCAATCTACAAGCGATTCGTCGGAAGAAAATATGATAA GCGAACCATTGGATGTGCCATCCCCTGGGTCTTTATACTGCCAGTCGCCACTGAGGGACCACCAAACTGATGAGGCACCTCGACCGTTATCACCATGTCCGCCTTTGTCACCTCAAGAAATCGCGCCACGTCCCGACTCGCCACGACCTGATGAGGTTGTTGAACCGCAACCGGGAACATCGGTGGACAATGATAAACAAAATGAAGAGCTGGAGCTGGATGAAGACGTCCTTCAATTGTTAGGAGACGCTCCAAAAACCGACACCTCGCTCGGCCCTGCGATCCATAAGGATGTAGCCAGCAGATGGCAGGACATCCTTTCCAAAGGACTTACTAAGGAAATAAAAGATATCCTTTACAAAGAATATCTAGTTCCCAATAATTGCGATTTGTTGCTGGCCCCTGCTCTCAACCCGGAGGTAAAGGCTGCACTGCCTGAAGCTTTAATTAAAAGAGACACGTCGCTCAGCTACAGGCAAAAACAACTTGGGGTTGCACTGTCGGCTCTTGCAACAGTCACCCAAATGGTCATAGCGAATGAGacgtcaaaacaaaaaattttaaagcctTTAAGTGATGCGTGTCGTTTACTGTGTGACAGCCATCATGCTGAAACGAGGACACGAAGAAAATTTGTAATATCCTCTATTAACACCAAATTAAAAGACGCCCTAATAGAAACGAAACGAGATGCGTTACTGTTCGGTGAGAATATCTCGGACAAACTTAAAGCGGCCAAGTCTATCCAACAGTCAGGTGAATCTTTAAAGAATATACAAAAACCTAAAAATAGACCTAGTGTATCTGTGGCGACTAATCAAGCCAACAAGGGCCGTTTGAACTATGTTCCTCAGCAGCGCCAGGCGGACAACAAACGCCACGACAAC